The sequence GTACACTATGAAGCACGGATACGGGTACGCATACGGGTGCGGGTACACCTACGGGTACGGCAAACGgcatttctaaaaaatatgagatacggGTACGGCGGGGATacggcaaattttatatataattaataatatatatatcatttataatgaaaattcaaaagatacataaatatataaatcacaaatcatattcataaagtcattataaaaacacaaataatacTCTCAAATCattataaaaccacaaataaCATCTATAATATTAACTGCACAGATAAGAGCAAGAAATCGATCAAAGCAGATCGACCATGAGAGGAAAAACTCGACCAGAGGGAATCGACCAGATGAGAGGAAGACCAAATGAGAGGGAATCGACCAGATGAGTGAgagcatagttattaaaggcgcgcctaTGGGGCGCACCAGGCGCAGGCCTTAGCGCCATGGCAGCCCCATGGCGAGGCGCAACTGCCATGGCGCGTGCCTGGTGCGCCATTTTGCGCCAAGAGGCAGTTGCCAAAGGCGcaccaaggcgcgccttggcTGTTAGAGGCAGTTATGGGcagttttttggaatttttgtgatttatttttatatatctgGAATGGAACACGTGTTCTATTAACAAAAAGTATTAAAAAGGAGAGAGATTATACGTTTTAACTAACTAGAAGACGAAGAGACTctttgaagaggaagagacaGAGTCATTTGAAGAGTGAGAGACATAGTCAttttatttatgcttaagatattttcatgatttagtattcattgcatttttatgttagttttatagttttataatttttatttttgtaagtgcGTCTTGTCTCGCTATGGTGCGAGCCATGCGCCgtgcgccaaggctccaggaccccttgcgccttagtgtgccatgcgcctttaataactatgagtGAGAGGGATCGACTGAACAGAAGAACTCGATACGATTAGGGTTCAATCGACaggagagattttcaatttagtTTAGGGTTCAATTCAATCGCGATAACCCTCTATATACCAGTAATCTTggattatttcattttaatccttCTATTTActgagtttttttaaaaaaaacccttatactttcaaagtttttttaaaaaaacccttAAAGTATCCCCGAAGTATCCCCGACGTGTCCCCGCATATCccctcatttaaaaaaaaaagaaaaaaggggatACTTCCCAGGCGATCAAGGGTTCGATTTTTGGCAACTgcatttgttgatttaatttcaCCACATGGTAAGATGAGTCCGTGTTGTTCACGTTTCAAACCTAGTTGATCTTCGTGTACGGGGTTTgtatcatatattaatataaattagaccttaagcttttagttaaaCCATTTAAGTTTTAGTTTGATCGGTTCTATGATACTCTTTATCTATGGTTGATAAGGATAAATTTTTCTTTGGATTTTTACTGTCAGGGTATCTAGAAAAGCAGTTGGTAAAACTATAAAGGCTTCGATGCGTAGAATTGCCACCAAATTTGGGATTTGGAGGGAGAGGAGTAATTGTGTAGTAATGAAAGCTTGAATTGTTGGGCTTATTATTAACTCTGTTAAGAACAGAGTTTTGTTTCGGTGTCAGGTAATAAACCTTGATAGGAGTTTGTTGGTTTTGTAGGTGTTTTCTGTTTTGGTGCTAATAAAGGTTTGTTTTCGTAAAAGAAGTCACATATATTTAGTAATGTTATCCGAACTAGATCGgatatcaaatcaaatttataATTGTCAAATCAAATTTATAATTGAGTCAAGGATCACTTGGTTCAACTAAATGATTTGGATTGATTGGACcggttaattatattatatataatttaaaattatatatctatatttgtAAACaagtaatatttatatatacaaaatcgAAATTATATATCATAGGAGACTTAAAAAGGTTAAGTCAATGTCTGCCTTTTTTCTCTTTGCCTTTCAATTAAATGACTCATCCTTTCCAGTGCTTATTAGCCACACACACCTGTCTCCTCCATTGCTGCTTTTACCATTTAAGCCTAAATAACTTTTTCTAGAGAAGCAGAAtattaaaagagaaaaaagaaactCAGCAACTGACGAAAAATGAGAAGATGGCGGTCTACAAATCGAAGAAGGAGAGGATGGGCCGTCTGTTTCTGtcattttttttggaaaattacacacaaaatcatattttaaaaagtatttacaactatatcaaattataattttgaattatgttaaactagtaaaatcagtacttttaatacattttgaacattagaatttataaattagaagtctaggatgtattttctagggtttatgaattggaatctagattttttaaattatggtgtaaaatcataatatattaagaataatgacatattaaaaattaaatttggtgatatgatttagttgtaattttatatttaattatgatattcatatatttgacgAAAAAGAAAAGGTTTTTGCTGAGAGAGTTGATTTCTTCCATTATTTATTTAGATTTGTAGAGTTGGTTTCTTCCATTATTGTTTAAATCTGTAAAAATAACtgactttcttttttttttttaaaacaaaaacatataaaaaactGGGGTCATGCCAGTTTCCAGCCAGATCGCCGGTTTCCGGTTTAACCCTGGGTCAGTCCGGTTTTTTTGTGCATACAAAAACCTGGGTTTGTGCATACAAAAACCTGTAGCCGCCCAGACCGGGCCCAGACCGGATACTTGGCCGATTTCCAGTTCGACCGGTTCAACCGGACGGATTTAATAGCATTGATATTTAGCTACTCTTCAAATATGaaactttttacttttttattttgtaacttCCCAAGATAGAAATTAAGCAAATAGATTAAATTTATTTGAATTTCATTCAAAATAGAAATTTCGAACACTAGGTAAGTTTGAAACGCAAcacaacaacaataaaaaaacttgaaaaaagaaagatgaGAATTCTTATAAACTATAAAATCATCATGAAACAACATTTACTTCCTCATGCCATCTGCAAACTTCAGATTGTGATTCATCATAAGCAAAGAGAACCAAAATTGGACCCATCAAGCCTAAGGTACGAGTTAGAAACGATTACTCTTTAAATAAGATGGTAACCCCAtagtttttactttttatattacTTAAAGACATGTTCCATTGTCTATATATAAGCAAACTTTCAGATGCCTAGCAGACTCCAGTTGTCTTTCCTGACGCAATTCGCTTCCAGTACACAGTGATATCTTCTTCTACTTCTCTCTGGCTCTTTTTTACACTCTTTTTCTCTTCATTACTCTCTTCATCCACAGCAACAGTTTTACTAGAAATATGGCTAGGCATTGAGTCCATCTCCTTCAGAACTTGCTCAATATTTGAAACAAGTCTTTCCGCCAGACCCCGGCTGAAATCCTCCCTTACCACAACCCGCAGTACAGCAATGTGTTCGGCGTCTGCAGGCATAGTGTACGCCGGAATAATCCAGCCAAACCTTCTCAAATTGTCTGCCATTGCAAACACACTGTATTTACTAGTGTCTTTCAAGGAGAAGGCTACTAGAGGAACTCCAATGTCCTTGGAGAGGATCTCGAACCGCCCTGTTTTCTCTAGTCCTTCTTTCAGTATCCTTGCATTGTCCATACAGGTCTCCATGATTTCCTTATATCCCTAGTAAAAGAACAAGGTACATGAAAACGCGGTTTCAGATTTCGTTTCACGTATCTGTTGTTTCTCACTGGGATGTAGTACATTAGAGATCAATTTGATTCTTCAACTTGAGAAAACAAGATCAAATTGATACCACAATTTAGTAGTAGGGTCATACTAATCCATAAAATAGCACGTGGAAATCGTTGTTCCTAGACACGTGTTTGTGATTGAGacatttttggataaatttgacccgaaagaaaaaaaatacaagttaAAAAATGCACAATTCATTCAAACCTAGGAAGCACCGAAACTTCTAGGAGCTTAAAGGTCTGCTTGTTTTGGGGTTAGAGGAGGTTAATTAAAAATAGGTTATTTAGCTAATTTTGCTTGGAAAGGAGTTTAAATGGAGGTGGGGTTAAATGAAGGTTAGAAAACCTTGAAATAATCCCAATTTTAGTCCCACCAATTTGGTGGGAACCCGAGGTTCACTAAATAACCTCCCCTCCCCCCTATCCCCTCCCCCTCACTTTAACGAACCTTGTCAAATCTTCGTCCAAGCAGACCCTAAAGTACGATTAGGACACTCTGGGGACACCCAACCGACACTCCATAATAAGTGTCCTCTCCTTTTTGTACTTCTTTTTAAATATGGGGACACGGCTTATGAGTTAGTTAAGTAGAATATATtggtttatatttttaatagttTTAGAAAAAAAGAGGTTggtgtataaaaataaaataaaaccctaatagaaaaagaaatcaaaatctaAGGAAAATAATATAGCAACAGCCCCTTTATTTAGTAGTTTATATTGTTTGAACTGTTAAATGTTTTTTAATGAATTACTGTCTtattataaatgttatttatgatatatatataaaacgtGTCACTGCCGCACCCGTGTCTTATATTTTGTAGAAAATGACGTTTGTTGCACTCGCACCGGTAAGAATACCGGTGTCAGTGCTTCCTAGATTCAAACGTATATAATCCGTTTGTCAAGTAAAAGACCAAATTAATCCTTCATCTAATAAAATGGAGATAAATTAGTTACTTTTACTCAGAATTGACATCTCTTTCACAGCAGTGCATTAAACTTTACCTCAAAGCCAAGCCTTATAAACTGATAATATTGAGCAATTATTTGACTAGAGCCTGtcaaaatataaacaaaaagcaaatcaataaaattactAGAGCCTGTCAAAACATGACCAAAAAGCAAatcaataaaatgaaaaaaatactaACAAAATAAACAGACAGATGAGACAGAAGCCATTTTATTTACCTTTGGCGAAGTTGAGAGTGAAAGTTGGTTGATCGGATCCGAGGTAGTTTATGTGAAAGATAAGCTCGTCCGGCAAGTCATCTTTCGTCCTCCACACAATCCAACCAACACCTGCATAAACAAGGCCGTACTTGTGACCACTAACATTGATGCTCTTCACCAATGGCAAACGGAAATCCCATTCGAGATCTGGGTAAAGAAAAGGCGCAATGAATCCGCCACTAGCTGCATCAACATGAATTAGGGTGTCCCAACCAGTTTGCTCATTCTTTTTGGTAAGAAGTTCGTTCAGAAGCTTGACATCTTCGAATT comes from Euphorbia lathyris chromosome 8, ddEupLath1.1, whole genome shotgun sequence and encodes:
- the LOC136203156 gene encoding glutamate decarboxylase isoform X2, translated to MVITTAIRQSESDEVLHSTFASRYVRSPLPRFKMPEKSIPKEAAYQVINDELMLDGNPRLNLASFVTTWMEPECNHLIMASLNKNYVDMDEYPVTTELQNRCVNMIAHLFHAPVGDDETAIGVGTVGSSEAIMLAGLALKRKWQNKRKAEGKPYDKPNIVTGANVQVCWEKFARYFEVELKEVKLKEDYYVMDPAKAVEMVDENTICVAAILGSTLTGEFEDVKLLNELLTKKNEQTGVGWIVWRTKDDLPDELIFHINYLGSDQPTFTLNFAKGSSQIIAQYYQFIRLGFEGYKEIMETCMDNARILKEGLEKTGRFEILSKDIGVPLVAFSLKDTSKYSVFAMADNLRRFGWIIPAYTMPADAEHIAVLRVVVREDFSRGLAERLVSNIEQVLKEMDSMPSHISSKTVAVDEESNEEKKSVKKSQREVEEDITVYWKRIASGKTTGVC
- the LOC136203156 gene encoding glutamate decarboxylase isoform X1, whose product is MVITTAIRQSESDEVLHSTFASRYVRSPLPRFKMPEKSIPKEAAYQVINDELMLDGNPRLNLASFVTTWMEPECNHLIMASLNKNYVDMDEYPVTTELQNRCVNMIAHLFHAPVGDDETAIGVGTVGSSEAIMLAGLALKRKWQNKRKAEGKPYDKPNIVTGANVQVCWEKFARYFEVELKEVKLKEDYYVMDPAKAVEMVDENTICVAAILGSTLTGEFEDVKLLNELLTKKNEQTGWDTLIHVDAASGGFIAPFLYPDLEWDFRLPLVKSINVSGHKYGLVYAGVGWIVWRTKDDLPDELIFHINYLGSDQPTFTLNFAKGSSQIIAQYYQFIRLGFEGYKEIMETCMDNARILKEGLEKTGRFEILSKDIGVPLVAFSLKDTSKYSVFAMADNLRRFGWIIPAYTMPADAEHIAVLRVVVREDFSRGLAERLVSNIEQVLKEMDSMPSHISSKTVAVDEESNEEKKSVKKSQREVEEDITVYWKRIASGKTTGVC